In Gigantopelta aegis isolate Gae_Host chromosome 14, Gae_host_genome, whole genome shotgun sequence, the following proteins share a genomic window:
- the LOC121389014 gene encoding probable E3 SUMO-protein ligase RNF212 — MDWLHCNLCFLQPGNGLKFFLTSCGHIYCANCVNAGTKDKCKMCAAKCSTIPLTGKLKADVEVFFTDPMDLLKKYQKQVTQVFDFQKNHRKRLMSHIRDKLLKQDEHARKTEKYGMSIQNLEREIIKLREENSYLKRLISEKGLGSHSRQGTPAKLSSPVHRASPGISPLPYLNRINSALQLQFGSQVGGNTPPCSIAPGRVSVRTPPCSGRIGTTRATPVHMDTQQNTPLSVPHPINFATPSPSRPGIR, encoded by the exons ATGGACTGGCTTCACTGCAATCTCTGTTTCTTGCAACCTGGAAATGGCCTCAAGTTTTTCTTAACAAGTTGTGGTCACATATACTGTGCCAACTGTGTCAATGCAG GCACTAAGGACAAGTGCAAAATGTGTGCTGCCAAATGTTCCACTATTCCGCTGACCGGGAAG CTGAAAGCAGATGTTGAAGTGTTCTTCACAGACCCAATGGATCTTTTGAAGAAATACCAAAAACAGGTCACACAG GTTTTTGACTTTCAGAAAAATCACAGAAAAAGACTTATGTCACACATTCGTGATAAA CTGCTGAAGCAGGACGAACATGCAAGAAAAACTGAGAAGTATGGAATGTCAATTCAGAATCTAGAAAG AGAAATAATTAAACTGAGAGAAgaaaattcatatttaaaacGCTTGATATCTGAAAAG GGTCTAGGAAGTCATTCAAG ACAGGGAACGCCTGCTAAACTTTCATCACCTGTGCACCGAG CCTCACCTGGAATATCTCCACTGCCGTATCTTAACAGAATCAACTCAGCTTTGCA GTTACAGTTCGGCTCTCAG GTTGGTGGAAACACACCACCATGTTCTATAGCACCTGGTAGAGTGTCTGTTCGGACACCACCCTGTAGTGGAAGAATTG GAACTACTCGTGCAACTCCGGTACACATGGATACGCAGCAAAATACACCTCT GTCTGTTCCACATCCTATTAATTTTGCAACTCCTTCTCCATCGAGACCCGGCATCAG GTAA